ACTTGGTCGGGCAGTGCTCGCCGACGCCCGGGCTGCACTTCAAGCCGTCGAACGCATTCGACAAACCTGCAGCGCGGTCAATGGATTGCTCGCGGGGCATATACGCATCGGCAGTGTATCGAGCGTTGCAGCGCGGCTTCTGCCGGCCCGACTCGCGGAGTTCAAAAGGATGTACCCACGCATCACGGTCAGTCTGATCGAGGGGACCGATGCGGAAGTTTGCGAATGGGTTGAGAAAGACATCATTGATCTCGGCCTGACGGGAGAGACGACGCCGGCGGTGCAGCCCATCGTCATCATGGAGGATGAATTTGTTCTCGTCGTCGCATCAGACCATCGTCTTGCCAGCCGGCGGCAAATTAGCCTGACAGATGCGGCCGACGAGCCATTTTTGATGTCCGCGTCCGGCTGCGAGCCCGCCATTCGTCAAATATTCGATCAAGCTAAGATCAATCCGCCGATTGTGCTGCGGGTGCGAGATGCCGAAGCGCTCGTAAACATGGTCAGCCAAGATATCGGCATAACCATCATGCCACAGCTCGCCATTCCCGCCGATAGCAGGGCCATTGCACAGATTTCCATTAAACCGCGTCGTAGGCGTCAAGTCTTTGCGATCACGAGAAGTGGCGCTCCCAAAGTGCCGGCGGCAGAGAGATTGAAGGCCATGCTTTCGAATACGAAAGGTTGAAGCCGGCCATCTCCCTGTGGGATTGAGCCGCTCGCCCGAGCGTTCTGTCGGTTAAATGGGTCCTGACCCTAGTGAGCAGTTTACGCTTACATCCCCGGTTCGATCGGCTTCTCCACCGCGCCGCCATTGTCGGCCCAGTCCTTGAAGCCGCCCACGTTGAACACCTTGTCGTAGCCGAGGTCTTTCAGCGCCTTGCCCGCCAGCGCGGCACGGCCGCCGGAGGCGCAGTACAGAATGACGCTCTTGTCTTTGCTAAAATTCTTGTCGTGATAGGGCGAGTCCGGATCGGCGCGAAATTCGAGCATGCCGCGCGAGACGTGGTGCGCGCCTTCGATCTTGCCGCTCTTCTCGACCTCCGGCGCATCGCGCACGTCGAGGACGAGCGTGTTGCCCTTGCCGATCATCGCCTGCGCCTCGGCCGGCGTGATCTTGGGGACCACCGCGTTGGCGGCGGCCATCAGTTCCTTGACGGATGTGGACATGTCGAACCTCTCGCTTACACGGAGCGCACGGGGTAGCCCAACGCGGCCGTCCCGACAATCCTCCCATGGAATGACGGATCGATCGCAATCCCGTGAAGCCACCGACCCGTCGCGGGCGGTGAGAGTCTAGAGCCCCCGGATCAGCTCGGCGTCGATCAGCATGCGGTTGAACCGGCGCGCCTCGGCGCCGTCGCCGCAGGCGTAGAACACGCCCTTGCAGCGGAGCATGATGTCCTTCTGCTCGGCGAAGGACGGATCGAGCGGAATGCCGGCCGCCTCCAAGGTGACCAGCGGCAGATAGGCGGCGTCGATCCGGTCCATCACGACCGCGCTCTGGCGCGGCTCGAAATTGACGGCATCGACGGCGTAATAGGTCTGATAATAGCGCGGATCATAGCTTTCGAGCTTCTCGCCGATGCCGGCCTCGTCGAGCTTGGGATCGAGAATGTGCGGCGAGAACTCCGGCTGGTGATCGCCGTAGCGCACGATCAGGAACGGCTGGTCGCCGAAGCGCTTCTTCAGGCTGGCGAGGAAGCGCTGATAGTCCGTCGCGCTCATCGCCTGGCGGCGCAGATACTCATCGATCGAAGGCACGTTGCCGGGCGCGCGCCAGGATGGCGTCAGGTCGGGCCGGAACGTCGTCTCCCACGGGAAATGGTTGGCGGCGAGATAGACGAACATGAACAGCGGCTTTCCGCGCGGCCGGTGCTGCATCAGATCGAGCGCGGCATCGTAGAAGAAGCCGTCGGGCTCGACGCCCTTGGCGCCGAGATCGCGCGCGTCGAGGAAGCGGTCGACGCCGACCGTGGTCTGGAAGCTGCGCGCGCTCATGAAGGCGCCCTGCGCGGGATACAGCGACACCGTGTCGTAGCCGCAATTGCGCAGCGCCAGCGGCAGGCCGCGCTCGACCCGGCCGGACGCGATCCGCGTCACGAAATAGGCGAAGCGGCCGAACGAGCGCGACGACAGGCCGGCGAGCACGTTGTACTCGGTGAACCAGCTCGGTCCGCCATTGCTCTCGGCCATGAACTGCCGCGCCTTGCCGTCGAACGACTTGAAATGGCTGCCATAGCCCGCTGGTACCTTGATGCCCGGCGCGGAGCGGATGTCGAAGCTGGATTCGTCGTGGATCAGCACGATGTTCGGCCGGCGCGCGGCCGGATGACAGGAATCCGGGACAAAGGCAGCCAGACTTCGATCAGCGGTGGCGTCGGATTCCATGAAGCCGTTGGCGAGGAAGTCCGACACCGCCGTGACGCCGGAGCGGGCGAATTTCGACAGATAGCCGTCGTCATAATAGCCGCGCCAGGTCTCGTCGCGCCAGTTGAGCGAATACAGCGTGAGCGCAGCAAGGCAGGCGAGCTTGCCGGCCAGCGCCGGCAGCCGCGCGATCCGGAACGGGTCGGCCCACCACAGCAGCCCCATCAGCGGCAGCACGACGGCGGCCGCCACCAGCACCGACAGCTTCAGGTTCGGGAAGATCGTGAACAGGAACGCCGCGCTGTCGTGGTCGATCAGCATCACGTCGACGAAGTTCGCCGTCATCTGGACCACGGCGTGCTTGAGCTGCGACAGCAGCACCAGCACCACGACCATGGTCAGCGCCAGCGCGCCGGACACCGCAGGCCGCCGCAGCAGCACCAGCCAGAAGCAGTTCAGGATGCCCCAGGCCAGCACGAAGCCGAGCCGCGAGCCGAAATCGGTCTCGGTGTGCAGCATCAGGGCCAGCGCCGCGACATGCGGCGCGGCGACGGCGGACAGCCGGACCGCCGCGGAGCGCGTTGCGCTCGCCGCGGCGAGCGTGGTGATCGGTTGGTCGTTCGGGGTCAGTGACATCAGGCGATCGAAAGCAGGCGCCCTTCGCCGGCGTATGCCGACAGATCAAGGAAGGCTATCCTGTCATCCGACCGTAATGAAATCGTCACAAATCACAACAGCCCGGATTTGCACGGAGGGCGGCGTGTCGTCTCACGCCGCGACGAGAGGTGGCATCACTGCCGTCCTCGCGTACCGATCCTCGCCCTTTTTCAATTCTGGGTGCCGGTCTCGAGCAGCCGCTCGCGCACCAGGCGCACCGCGCCGCGGCTCCAGGAATAATTGGCGCCGAGGCGCAATCCGCTATCGCCGGCGACGACGAGCGCGCCACTGTCGGCCTGGCGGACACGAAAGCCGATGATGTATTCGGTGCGGCCGATCCGCCTCACGATGCCGAGCAGCGATTGCTGGGCGCCGAGCGCGCGGGCCACCCGCGCCTCGCAATCGTCGCACTCGCGCACCGGCTGCCCCGGCTTGATCTCGCCGGCCGCGTCCACCAGGCGATAGCGCCCGGACTGTGCCAGCAGCTGCCACACCGCGTCGGTCGTCTCCTGCAGCCCCTTCTGGTCGGATTCGGTCTCGCCGAGCGCGGCGCCCGCGCTGGTGTCGTCGAGCTCGAACGGCAGCAGCGCCAGCCGGATCGGCTCCGGCGGCGCCAGTGCATCACGGACCTGGCGCGAGACGAACATCTCGGCGCGCTGCCAAGCCTCGTCACTGTCGCCGCGGAAGGTGAAGATCTTGTCGAACAGGACCCGATGGGAGGCGACGTCGATGGCCGATGCGCGCGCCCACTGCACCAGAGTGGAGAGCTTCTGGACTCCGCCAGTGATCACGACGGTGGCGCCGGCCGCGGCCGCCATCTGCAGCCGGGCCTCCGGGGACGCATCGGTCGGACAGGACGGTGCGCAGGACGGGCTGACCGGCCGCAGCCGCGCGTCGGCGGCGACATCGCGGCGGAGCGCGGCGATGAACGCATCCAGCCGCCGCTGATGCGCGGCGGTCTGATCGACCGGCTCGCCGGACGTGTCGAGATAGCTGAAATCGTCGACCAGCACGGCCGGGACATCGCCGGAGGCGGCGCGGACCGGGCCGGCCGCGAAAGCAAGCGCGAGAACGAGACAACGGACGACGCGACGGTTCGACATGGGATCCCCCTGCAACGATGTCTGGCGGTCGGAAGCTAGACGCCGCCGTGCCATCGCCGCAGCGGCCACGGTCCCGGCGCGGCACGGGAAAAATTCACGACCGCACCGTCCACCGGGCCGCGGCGCTTTTGGCCCGGACGGTTCTGCCGTTAAATGCCGGCCGGCTGGGCTGTCATGGACACACCGAAGATGTGGACCCGCTACGACCTCAAATACCGCCTGACCCTGCGGATCTCGGTGGTCTCGGCGCTCTGCTTCACGGCGATCTGCGCCTATGTGCTGTTCGACATCGACCGCTCGGTGCATGTGCGCAATGAGCGGATCGCCGAGATCACGGCCCGGACTCTGCAATTGCAGCAAAGCAAGATGCATTGGGTCGCCAGTCCGCCGGCCGGCTTTCCCGACCTCGATGCGGTCGCGGCGGCGGCGATGCGACCGGGCCTGTGCATCGCCTATCGCGGCGTCGACGGCGCGATCGTGCAGCGCATCTGCGGCGGCGCCGAGGCGCAGACGGACGATCCGCCCCGCGCCTTCGCGATGCTGTATCGGCGACTGTTCGATCCGGGCCGCGAAGCGGCACGGCCGGTCAGGTTTCGCGACGAAACGACGGGCGATGCCGTCGTCTGGATCGACGCCGGCGTCATGACCGCGGACGCCTGGCGCGAGCTCAGCCGGCTGCTGCCGGTGCTCGGGACGGCGCTGGTGCTGCTGTGCGCGCTGGCCTACGCCGCGCTGGCCCGCGCGCTGCGCCCCACCCGGCTGATCTGCGCCGGGCTGGAGCGGATCGCCGCCAACGATCTGTCGGCGCGGCTGCCGCCGTTCGACCTCGCCGAGCTCTCGGCGATCCGCGCTGCCTTCAACCAGCTCGCCGAGGGGCTGCAGACGGCGCTGGCCCAGCGCGGCGAATTGACCCG
This region of Bradyrhizobium sp. SZCCHNS1050 genomic DNA includes:
- a CDS encoding LysR family transcriptional regulator yields the protein MTITNISLAHLRVLSSVVDCGTFSAAATEIGLTQSGVSQSIKHLEAVLGGQLLIRHRDGIRITELGRAVLADARAALQAVERIRQTCSAVNGLLAGHIRIGSVSSVAARLLPARLAEFKRMYPRITVSLIEGTDAEVCEWVEKDIIDLGLTGETTPAVQPIVIMEDEFVLVVASDHRLASRRQISLTDAADEPFLMSASGCEPAIRQIFDQAKINPPIVLRVRDAEALVNMVSQDIGITIMPQLAIPADSRAIAQISIKPRRRRQVFAITRSGAPKVPAAERLKAMLSNTKG
- a CDS encoding rhodanese-like domain-containing protein, with the protein product MSTSVKELMAAANAVVPKITPAEAQAMIGKGNTLVLDVRDAPEVEKSGKIEGAHHVSRGMLEFRADPDSPYHDKNFSKDKSVILYCASGGRAALAGKALKDLGYDKVFNVGGFKDWADNGGAVEKPIEPGM
- a CDS encoding sulfatase-like hydrolase/transferase, with the translated sequence MSLTPNDQPITTLAAASATRSAAVRLSAVAAPHVAALALMLHTETDFGSRLGFVLAWGILNCFWLVLLRRPAVSGALALTMVVVLVLLSQLKHAVVQMTANFVDVMLIDHDSAAFLFTIFPNLKLSVLVAAAVVLPLMGLLWWADPFRIARLPALAGKLACLAALTLYSLNWRDETWRGYYDDGYLSKFARSGVTAVSDFLANGFMESDATADRSLAAFVPDSCHPAARRPNIVLIHDESSFDIRSAPGIKVPAGYGSHFKSFDGKARQFMAESNGGPSWFTEYNVLAGLSSRSFGRFAYFVTRIASGRVERGLPLALRNCGYDTVSLYPAQGAFMSARSFQTTVGVDRFLDARDLGAKGVEPDGFFYDAALDLMQHRPRGKPLFMFVYLAANHFPWETTFRPDLTPSWRAPGNVPSIDEYLRRQAMSATDYQRFLASLKKRFGDQPFLIVRYGDHQPEFSPHILDPKLDEAGIGEKLESYDPRYYQTYYAVDAVNFEPRQSAVVMDRIDAAYLPLVTLEAAGIPLDPSFAEQKDIMLRCKGVFYACGDGAEARRFNRMLIDAELIRGL
- a CDS encoding DUF2380 domain-containing protein, producing the protein MSNRRVVRCLVLALAFAAGPVRAASGDVPAVLVDDFSYLDTSGEPVDQTAAHQRRLDAFIAALRRDVAADARLRPVSPSCAPSCPTDASPEARLQMAAAAGATVVITGGVQKLSTLVQWARASAIDVASHRVLFDKIFTFRGDSDEAWQRAEMFVSRQVRDALAPPEPIRLALLPFELDDTSAGAALGETESDQKGLQETTDAVWQLLAQSGRYRLVDAAGEIKPGQPVRECDDCEARVARALGAQQSLLGIVRRIGRTEYIIGFRVRQADSGALVVAGDSGLRLGANYSWSRGAVRLVRERLLETGTQN
- a CDS encoding sensor histidine kinase, with translation MWTRYDLKYRLTLRISVVSALCFTAICAYVLFDIDRSVHVRNERIAEITARTLQLQQSKMHWVASPPAGFPDLDAVAAAAMRPGLCIAYRGVDGAIVQRICGGAEAQTDDPPRAFAMLYRRLFDPGREAARPVRFRDETTGDAVVWIDAGVMTADAWRELSRLLPVLGTALVLLCALAYAALARALRPTRLICAGLERIAANDLSARLPPFDLAELSAIRAAFNQLAEGLQTALAQRGELTRRLIALEDDERRHLARELHDEFGQSLAAIRALAASIRHSAAQDCPALVGECDGIARTASDMMEQLRGALMRLRPPDVDELGLAGSLEGLVAGWNRRQHGRTVFEISLSGDVDRLPGIIATNIYRIAQEALTNAVKHADATRVRLQLTLQDGPVSATLLTVEDDGLLGEAPDKPGMGLLGMGERVASMGGQMSFAATSGGARLHVEIPVPALPGLSPAPTQPETACAA